The Apibacter raozihei genome contains a region encoding:
- a CDS encoding HAD family hydrolase, whose protein sequence is MAIKAVLFDMDGVVTDTETQYDTFFHSFIPKYNLPSDFMSKIKGVRWPDIVSNYFSHMSEKEITDLATIVSDFEKNDLEYRPIPGIHDFIKELKAEGFKIALVTSSMKFKANIALEKLGLKNTFDAEVTGDDIQKGKPAPDCYLLAAELVGCKPDECVVFEDSFAGIEAGKKAGMKVIALSTTNSEESLQSHTEKIIPDFENFHSNQL, encoded by the coding sequence ATGGCAATAAAAGCAGTCCTGTTTGATATGGATGGTGTGGTTACAGATACAGAAACGCAATACGATACTTTTTTTCATTCGTTTATTCCTAAATATAATTTACCTTCTGATTTTATGAGTAAAATCAAAGGAGTTCGATGGCCGGATATTGTTTCGAATTACTTTTCACATATGTCAGAAAAAGAAATTACTGATCTAGCGACTATAGTATCGGATTTTGAAAAAAACGATTTAGAATATAGACCTATTCCAGGAATTCATGATTTCATAAAGGAATTGAAGGCTGAGGGATTTAAAATAGCACTTGTAACAAGTTCCATGAAGTTCAAAGCAAATATAGCTTTGGAAAAATTGGGTTTAAAAAATACATTTGATGCAGAAGTAACAGGGGATGATATACAAAAAGGAAAACCTGCACCCGATTGTTACTTGCTGGCTGCTGAATTGGTTGGCTGTAAACCCGATGAATGTGTTGTTTTTGAAGATTCTTTTGCGGGTATAGAAGCAGGTAAAAAAGCGGGAATGAAAGTGATAGCGCTATCTACGACAAATTCGGAAGAAAGCTTACAATCTCATACGGAAAAGATTATTCCGGATTTTGAAAATTTTCATTCTAACCAATTATAA
- a CDS encoding HAD family hydrolase, with amino-acid sequence MKNHIKTIAFDADDTLWVNEPYFQEAEKQFCTLLENYLPKHLISKELFKTEMKNLHLYGYGVKGFVLCMIETANRISNQSVSSDIIDKILFIGKELLQKPIKLLPGVNKILEKLNGKYRLIVATKGDLLDQERKLKKSGLEIYFHHIEIMSDKKVHDYQKLLKHLDCKPENFLMLGNSIKSDILPVLELGGYGGYIPYHVTWVHEQQEINLQNDNFIKLKSIDNILNYL; translated from the coding sequence ATGAAAAACCATATAAAAACTATCGCATTTGATGCAGATGATACATTGTGGGTAAATGAACCTTATTTTCAGGAAGCTGAAAAGCAATTTTGTACCTTACTTGAAAATTATCTTCCTAAGCACTTAATATCGAAGGAACTTTTTAAAACCGAAATGAAAAATCTACATCTTTATGGCTATGGTGTAAAAGGCTTTGTTTTATGTATGATTGAGACGGCAAATAGAATTTCAAATCAATCTGTTTCATCAGATATTATTGATAAAATACTATTTATAGGAAAGGAACTTCTGCAAAAGCCTATAAAATTATTACCTGGTGTAAACAAGATTTTAGAGAAGTTAAATGGGAAATACCGATTAATAGTTGCTACCAAAGGAGATTTGTTAGATCAGGAAAGGAAACTTAAAAAATCAGGATTGGAAATCTATTTTCACCACATCGAAATAATGAGCGATAAAAAAGTCCATGATTATCAGAAGTTATTGAAACATCTGGATTGTAAACCCGAAAACTTTCTAATGTTAGGTAATTCTATTAAATCGGATATTTTACCTGTATTAGAGTTGGGCGGTTATGGTGGATACATTCCATACCATGTGACCTGGGTACATGAGCAACAAGAGATCAATCTGCAAAATGATAATTTTATAAAATTAAAAAGTATTGACAATATTTTGAATTACTTGTAG
- a CDS encoding chloramphenicol acetyltransferase, whose amino-acid sequence MKTLIDMEQWDRKEHFLFFSQFEEPFFGVTVTIDCTQAYRMAKDNDNSFFLSYLFRALKAANSIENFRYRIIDKQIYLFDSISASPTINRPNGTFGFAYINYFRDENIFYAEALKEIQRVQQSNDLMPAVSGESVIHFSAIPWIDFTAFSHARSFTYPDSSPKITFGKVTEKEGIKTMPVSIHVHHGLMDGYHVGLFTDKFQKLMNEE is encoded by the coding sequence ATGAAGACATTAATTGATATGGAACAATGGGATAGAAAAGAACATTTTCTTTTTTTTTCTCAATTTGAAGAACCGTTTTTTGGAGTTACAGTCACTATTGATTGTACGCAAGCGTATAGAATGGCAAAGGACAATGATAATTCGTTTTTTCTCAGTTATTTATTCAGAGCATTAAAAGCAGCTAATAGTATAGAAAATTTTAGATACCGTATCATAGACAAACAAATATATTTATTTGATAGCATAAGTGCTTCACCAACCATTAACCGTCCTAATGGTACTTTTGGATTTGCTTATATAAATTATTTCCGGGATGAAAATATTTTTTATGCTGAGGCTTTAAAAGAGATTCAAAGAGTACAGCAGTCAAATGATTTAATGCCTGCAGTATCTGGAGAAAGTGTGATTCATTTTTCAGCTATTCCCTGGATTGATTTTACAGCTTTCTCGCATGCACGAAGTTTTACTTACCCCGACAGCTCACCCAAAATTACATTTGGTAAAGTAACAGAAAAGGAAGGGATAAAAACCATGCCTGTATCTATTCACGTACATCACGGACTTATGGATGGTTATCATGTAGGATTGTTTACAGATAAATTTCAGAAACTCATGAATGAAGAATAA
- a CDS encoding transketolase family protein, which translates to MADIQTLNRAADNIRILAASMVEKAKSGHPGGAMGGADFINVLYSEFLEYDPKNPKWEERDRFFMDPGHMSPMLYSTLALTGKFAMDDLKQFRQWGSITPGHPELDVERGIENTSGPLGQGHAYAVGAAIAAKFLKARLGEQMNQTIYAFISDGGIQEEVSQGAGRIAGHLGLDNLIMFYDSNGIQLSTKVKDVDNEDVAAKYQAWGWKVISIEGNNPEQIRKALTEAKAEKSKPTLIIGHTIMGKGAVDANGNSFENKVSTHGQPLGEAGACLENTIQHLGGDPANPFTIFPEVKELYAKRAEELEKIVAVKKSEQEQWAKSNPELAEKMKFWFSGQTPEIDWAKIEQKPNAATRAASATVLETLAQQVENMVVSSADLSNSDKTDGFLKHTHALTKGDFSGAFLQAGVAEFTMACLCVGMSLHGGVIPACATFFVFSDYMKPVVRVAALMEQPVKFIWTHDAFRVGEDGPTHEPVEQEAQIRLMEKLQNHKGHNSMLVLRPADVQETTVAWKLAMENTHTPTGLIFSRQNIKDLPAKQNRYDEALQSSKGAYVVQEDAGYDVILLASGSEVSTLVEGAELLKNDGIKTRIVSVPSEGLFRSQPKEYQDSVLPKDKKKFGLTAGLPVNLQGLVGDSGKIWGLESFGFSAPAAVLDEKLGFTAENVYKQVKEFLG; encoded by the coding sequence ATGGCTGACATTCAAACATTAAACAGAGCAGCAGACAATATCAGAATATTAGCTGCATCAATGGTAGAAAAAGCAAAATCTGGACACCCCGGAGGTGCCATGGGTGGAGCTGATTTTATTAATGTATTGTATTCTGAATTTTTAGAATATGATCCTAAAAATCCGAAATGGGAAGAAAGGGATCGCTTTTTTATGGATCCTGGACATATGTCTCCAATGCTATATTCAACACTGGCTCTTACCGGAAAGTTTGCCATGGATGATCTTAAACAATTCCGTCAGTGGGGAAGTATCACTCCCGGACATCCGGAACTGGATGTAGAACGCGGTATCGAAAATACTTCCGGTCCTTTAGGGCAAGGGCATGCGTATGCTGTTGGAGCCGCTATTGCTGCTAAATTTCTGAAAGCCCGTTTGGGTGAGCAGATGAATCAGACAATTTATGCATTTATCTCTGATGGCGGAATTCAGGAAGAAGTTTCCCAGGGTGCAGGAAGAATTGCTGGACATTTAGGACTTGACAATTTGATTATGTTCTATGATTCAAACGGAATACAGCTTTCAACTAAAGTGAAAGATGTAGATAATGAGGATGTCGCTGCCAAATACCAAGCATGGGGTTGGAAGGTTATTTCCATTGAAGGTAATAATCCGGAACAAATTCGTAAGGCATTAACCGAAGCTAAAGCAGAAAAATCAAAACCTACATTAATTATCGGTCATACCATTATGGGTAAAGGAGCTGTAGATGCTAATGGAAATTCTTTTGAAAATAAAGTTTCAACACACGGACAACCTTTAGGGGAAGCAGGTGCATGTTTAGAAAATACAATTCAGCATTTGGGAGGAGATCCGGCCAATCCGTTTACAATTTTCCCTGAAGTTAAAGAATTATATGCTAAACGAGCAGAAGAACTTGAAAAAATTGTAGCAGTTAAAAAATCAGAGCAGGAACAATGGGCTAAATCAAACCCTGAATTGGCTGAGAAAATGAAATTCTGGTTCTCAGGTCAAACACCAGAAATTGATTGGGCGAAAATTGAGCAGAAACCTAATGCAGCAACCCGTGCAGCTTCAGCAACGGTGCTGGAAACATTGGCTCAGCAAGTTGAAAATATGGTAGTTTCATCTGCCGATTTATCAAACTCGGATAAAACTGACGGATTTTTAAAACATACGCACGCATTAACCAAAGGAGATTTTTCCGGTGCTTTTTTACAAGCAGGAGTTGCTGAATTTACAATGGCCTGTTTATGCGTGGGGATGAGTCTTCATGGTGGCGTAATTCCTGCATGTGCAACCTTCTTCGTTTTTTCTGATTATATGAAGCCAGTAGTCAGAGTTGCAGCCTTGATGGAGCAACCGGTTAAATTTATCTGGACTCACGATGCTTTCCGTGTTGGAGAAGACGGGCCTACACATGAGCCTGTAGAACAGGAAGCTCAAATCCGTTTAATGGAAAAACTTCAAAATCATAAAGGACATAATTCCATGTTAGTGCTTCGTCCAGCAGATGTTCAGGAAACTACTGTAGCCTGGAAACTTGCAATGGAAAACACTCATACACCTACCGGATTAATTTTTTCCCGTCAGAATATAAAAGATTTACCAGCTAAGCAAAACCGATATGATGAAGCATTACAGTCATCTAAAGGTGCTTATGTCGTTCAGGAAGATGCTGGTTATGATGTAATTTTATTAGCTTCCGGTTCTGAAGTGTCCACTTTGGTAGAAGGTGCTGAATTACTTAAAAATGACGGTATAAAAACAAGAATAGTATCTGTTCCTTCCGAAGGATTATTCAGAAGTCAGCCGAAAGAATATCAGGATTCTGTATTACCAAAAGACAAGAAAAAGTTTGGTTTAACTGCAGGACTTCCGGTTAATCTACAAGGTTTGGTGGGAGACAGCGGAAAAATATGGGGATTGGAATCTTTTGGATTTTCAGCACCTGCAGCTGTTTTGGATGAAAAATTAGGCTTTACTGCTGAAAATGTTTATAAGCAGGTTAAAGAATTTTTAGGCTAA
- a CDS encoding HAD family hydrolase, with translation MAKIKAILLDMDGVVTDTESQYEIFWDQLKDKYGLVMDDFKDKVKGKRLKDIVAQFFSFLSSEQQQQVADDIKYYELNEMVYTPIEGVVDFVNSLKQYPFKLALVTGALKIRAEKAMKDIGLDKSFDILMTADDVTIGKPNPECFQKAADKLHVLPSECIVFEDAFNGIESAKSAGVNLIVGIMTNYSKEQLEEVATIAIPDFKNLSVNSLFQLLKLEV, from the coding sequence ATGGCAAAAATCAAAGCAATTTTACTTGATATGGATGGAGTGGTTACAGATACAGAATCACAATATGAAATTTTTTGGGATCAATTAAAAGATAAATACGGTCTTGTAATGGATGACTTTAAGGATAAAGTAAAAGGAAAACGACTTAAGGATATCGTTGCTCAGTTTTTTTCATTTTTATCCTCAGAGCAGCAGCAACAGGTTGCCGATGATATAAAATACTATGAATTAAATGAGATGGTTTATACTCCGATTGAAGGTGTTGTTGATTTTGTAAATTCATTAAAACAATATCCGTTTAAACTGGCATTAGTCACAGGAGCATTGAAAATAAGAGCGGAAAAAGCTATGAAAGATATTGGTCTGGATAAAAGTTTTGATATCCTTATGACGGCTGATGATGTAACGATAGGAAAACCTAATCCCGAATGTTTCCAAAAAGCTGCAGATAAACTTCATGTGTTACCTTCCGAATGTATAGTTTTTGAAGATGCATTCAATGGGATTGAATCAGCAAAATCAGCCGGTGTAAATTTAATTGTGGGTATTATGACTAATTATTCGAAAGAACAGTTGGAAGAAGTTGCTACGATTGCTATACCTGATTTTAAAAATTTGTCAGTTAATTCGTTATTTCAACTTTTAAAACTTGAAGTATAA